Part of the Nocardia farcinica genome, CACCTGCTCCGACATCACCGGCGGCAAGTCCGAGGACGCCGTGGTCGACGGCATCGTCGAGCGCACCGGCTCCGGCGGCACCGCCGCCACCACCGAGGAAGCCCGCGCGATCTACACCACCGCCAAGTACATGTGCTGATGCCCCCGGCGCACCGCCGGCCGCGGCGGTGCGCCCCGAAAAGCGTTCCGCGCCAGGGCGATCCGGCGGGGCGGACGAGTTGGTCTGTAAGCCGGATCCTGTCCCCGGTTCGCACCGGGTGGCGGCCATCCATCTGGGCACACCGTCGCCGGGTGCCTCGAGCGGTCCACCCGCAGGCTCGGGCGAGCAGCCCTCGAGCGCCTGCGCAGCCGCACTCGCGAACGAATGCGACCTTCGACCTTGCTCCGGGCGGGGTTTACCGAGCCGCCCCGGTCACCCGGGGCGCTGGTGCGCTCTTACCGCACCGTTTCACCCTCACCGCACGGCCCCGCAGGGCCGTGGGCGGTCTGTTTTCTGTGGCACTGTCCCGCGGGTCACCCCGGGTTGCCGTTAGCAACCGCCCTGCTCTGTGGAGTCCGGACTTTCCTCGGCGCCGGGCTGCGACACCAGCGTGCCCGTTCCCGTCGCCGCGGCCGCCCGACCAACTCGTCCGCCTGTCCAGACTACCCGCCGCGCCCGCCCCGGCCGGTGGGCGGGCCCGTCCGCCAGTACGGTTAGGGCTCATGGAACGTCTCGAGGTCAGTTTCGTCTCAGGGGGCCAGCAGTGCGCCGCCTGGCTGTATCCTCCCGCAGGCGTCCCCAAGCCCCGCCCGCTCGTGGTGATGGGGCACGGTCTGGGGGGCACGCGGGACATGGGGCTCGACAGGTACGCCCGCCGATTCGCCGCCGCCGGGATGGGCGTGCTGGTGTTCGACTACCGGCACTTCGGCGCCAGCGAGGGCGACCCGCGGCAACTGCTGCACATCGGTAAGCAGCGCGAGGATTGGCGCGCGGCCATCGCCTTCGCCCGCACCCTGCGCGGCATCGACAAGACCCGGATCGCCCTGTGGGGCACATCCTTCGGCGCGGGTCACGTGCTCACCGTGGCCCCCGAGGACGACTACATCGCCGCCGTGGTGGCGCAGGTGCCGTTCACCAGCGGCTGGGCGTCGGCGTGGGCCAAAGGGCCGACGAGCCTGACCAAGGTCGCCACCATCGCCGCCACCGATCTGGTGATCGGGTCGCTGCGCCGCAAACCGGTCCGGATCCGGCTGGCCGGGCGCAAACGCGCCGCCGCGCTGATGAGCGCCCCCGACGTACCGGAGGGCTACGGCAGGCTCGCCGAGGAGAGCGCGACCTACGAACCGAAAGTGGCCGCCCGGGTGGCTTTCTCCGCGCTGTTCGACGCACCGGGCAAGCACGCCAAGGAGTTGAAGATGCCGGTGTTCTACGCGATCGCCGACAACGATTCCGTGGCCCCGGTCGAACCGGCGCTCAAAGCCGCGGAGCGCACCAAACACGCGGTGGTCAAACGGTATCCGGTGGGGCATTTCGAGGTCTATTTCGACGACGTCTTCGAACAGGCCGTCTACGACCAGACCGAATTCCTGGTCTCGGTGTTGCGGCCGTGAATTCCGGCCCGCCCCGCACTCAACGCGGGGCGGCGTCCGGGTCGTCGTCCCAGTCGTCCCGGGGCGGCAGAAACGGCTCCTGGTCGGGCGGCAGGCCCTGCTCGATCCGGCGCCCGCGGGCCAATTCGGCATCGAATTCCGCACCGAGCAGGACCGCGACGTTCGATATCCACACCCAGACCAGGAACACCGCGAGACCGCCGAGTGAGCCGTACACCTTGTTGTAGGAACCGAAATTCGCGACGTAGAAGGCGAAACCGGCCGAGGCGAGCACCCACACCAGCACGGCCAGCACACTGCCCGGACTCAACCACCGGAAGCCGGGCTGGCGCGCGTTCGGCGCCACCCAGTACAGCAGCGCGAAGGCGAGGCTGACCAGTACGGCCAGCACCGGCCACTTCGCCACCTCCCACACCGCGACCGCGGTCGGTCCCAGGCCGAGCCAGTCACCGGCCCGGCGCGCGACGCCGCCGGTGGCCACCACGCCCACGGCGGTCACCGCGATCAGCACCACCATCGCCGCGGTGAGACCGACCCGCACCGGCACCGTCTTCCACAGCGGGCGCCCCTCCTCCACCTCGTAGATGGCGTTGGCGGCGCGCATGAACGCCCCGATGTAGCCCGAGGCCGTCCACAACGCCGTCGCCACGCCGAACAGCGCCATCGGCCCGGCCAGGCTGCTCGCGCCGCGCAACTCCCCGATGGCGTCGACGAGCAGCTGGGTACCGCTGCCCGGACCGATCTCGCGGATGCTCGTCACCAGTTCGTCGGTGGCCGTGGGGCTGAGCGCGCCGAGCAGTGCGGTGAGCACGATGATGCCCGGAAAGACCGACAGGACACTGTAATAGGTGAGCGCCGCGGCCCAGTCGGTGACGTTGTCGGCGCGGAACTCGGTCACCGTGCGCCGCAACACGCCCCACCAGGATCGCCAGTTCAGCCGCGCGGGCCCGCCGGACCAGTCCAGCGCGGGACCATGCCGCACCGCCGTCTCGGAACTCATCAGACACTCACCTCCGACATCGCGGGCGGCATACCCGGGTCGCACCGTGCCAAACCGGAACAGCGGTCCGGACAAACCAATTCGCCCCCGCACCGGACGGCACAGGGGCGAATCGGGGGGGACGGTCAGGCCGTGCGGAAGCCCGCGCCGACGCCGCCGATGGCGTCCACGGCGGTGAGGATCACCTCGATCGGCGCGAAATAGGCGGGCGAGTGAATGGGGTTGGCGGAGCTGCTGCACGGCAGATCGAAGCGGATGCCCGAGATGCCGGTGACCCGGCCCTGGTTCATCCCGACCAGCCGGTCACCGACGGTCACCGGGCCACCCGAATCGCCCGGCTTCGAGCAGGCCTGGTTGAGCGTGACGGTCTCGTCCAGATTTCCCCACACCACCCCGCAACCGGATCCGCTGGTGCGGCCGTTCGAACACACCGTCGTGCCCGGCGTCGGCGTCGCGCCCAGGCCGTTGATGGTGGTCGGGCCGACCGTGCGCACCGGCGTCACCTTCGCCGGATCGAACTGCAACACAGCGAAATCCAAGCCCTCCCCGTTGTCGGAGTAGGCGACCACACCGACGACACCCGCGTCCAGCGCCGACTCCGCCGCCAGCCGGGCCCCGGTGGGGGCGCAGTGCCCGGCGGTGAGACCGACCAACCGGTTCGCGTTGTCGTAGCCGATCGCCGTCAGCGAGCACGCCGAATTGTTCTCGAAGATCAGTCCCGAGCCGCCGCCCAGCACCGCTCCCCCCGGTGCGGCCTGCGCCGCCCCCGTGACGGCCGTGCCCACACCCGCGACGACGGCCGCCGCGGCCGCCATCCACCTCAACCTCACAGCAGTTACTCCCTCTCGAATACCCAAGACCGCACGCGGATTCGTCCCGCCACGCGGACAACGGCGCCGCTGCCGGTCCACGCTCGCGACAACCTTCGCATGCGGGCGGCGCCATGGATACCCATTTGCCCGAACCCGGCCGCTCCGGGGCCGGCCGGGGCCGGTCAGGCCAGATAGGAGGTGTCGTTGACCAGGCGCACGGACGAGCCGCCGTCCGGATAGAACTCCGCGATCGACAGCGAGGCCAGATCCAGGTGCAGCCGGTAGAGCAGCGACGGGCCGACCCCGAGCGCGAGCTGCAACAACGTCTTGATCGGCGTCACGTGACTGACCACCACCAGGTTGCGTCCCGGATACAAGGCGACCAGATCGCGCCGCGCCGCCTCCACCCGGGCCCGCACCTGATCGAAACTCTCGCCGCCCGGGGCGGGCACCGACGGATCGCCCAGCCACGCGGCATGCAGTTCGGGGTCGCGCTCGGCGGCCTCACGGAAGGTGAGGCCCTCCCATTCGCCGAAATCGGTCTCGATCAACCCGTCGTCGGTCTGCACGTCGACGCCGAGCGCGGCGGCCGCGGCCTCGGCGGTCTGCCGGGCGCGGCCGAGCGGCGAGGTGATCACCGCGGCGATCCCGCCCTTGGCGGCCAGCATCTTCGCCGCGCGGGCCGCCTGCTCGCGACCCAGCTCGGTCAACGGCGGATTGCCGCGACCGGAGTAACGGCGCTGCACGGACAGCTCGGTCTGACCGTGCCGCAGCAGCAGCAGGCGGGTCGGACGCCCGGTGGCGCCGGTCCAGCCGGGGGCCGGGTCGGCGGGGGTGTCGGGGAGCACGCGGGTGTCGGCAGTTCCGCTGTCCGGAAGGGCGGCCGCGCCCTCGCCGGTCGCCGCCGGACCAGGACGTGCGGCTCCACGGTGCGCGCCGAGATCGGTGGGCGCGTGGCCCGCGTCGCGGGCGGTGCGCACCTCCTCGACCACGGCCGCGTCGTCCATCGCCTCGTTCGCCAAGCGGTCGGCGTGTGCGTTCTGCGCGCGCGGGATCCAGGTGAAGGTGACCGCGTCGAACCCGGCCACCAACCGTCGGGCGCGATCGGCCAGCGGGATCATCGCCGCGTGCTTGACCTTCCAGCGGCCCGACATCTGCTCGACCACCAGCTTGGAGTCCATCCGCACGTCCACCGTGCGCGCGCCAAGCTCGGCAGCCGCCTCCAGCCCGGCGATCAGCCCGCGGTACTCGGCGACATTGTTCGTCGCGATGCCGACACTCTCACGCCGCTCGGCCAGCACCGCCACATGGTCGGCGTCGAACACCACCGCGCCGTACCCGGCAGGCCCCGGATTGCCTCGCGACCCGCCGTCGGCCTCGACGATCACCTTCGGGTAGGACATGGCCTCACAAACCGGATTCCTTGGTACGCACCAGGATCGCGCCGCACTCCGGGCAGCGCACGACCTCGTCCGCCGCGGTCTTGGCGATGCGCGCGATCTCGCCGCGATCCAACTCGATCCGGCACGCGCCGCACCGGCGCGCCTGCAGCAGCGCCGCCCCCACCCCGCGCTGCGCGCGCTGCCGGTCGTAGATGGCCAACAGCTCGTCGGGGAACAACCCCACCAGTTCGCCGCGATCGTTCTCGCACCGGGCCTGCGCCACGTCCAGGTCGGCCAGCGCCTCGTCACGCTGCCGCTGCGCGTCGGCCAGCTCCTGCTCGGTCCTGGTCAGCTGCGCACCGGCATGATCGTGATCCGACGCCGAGGCCTCCCGCCGCTCCATCACCTCGAGCAGTTCGTCCTCGAGCACCCCGCGCCGCCGCTCCAGGCTGCCCAGCTCGTGCTGGATCTCCGACAGCTGCTTGGCACCCACCGACCCCGAGGTCAGCATCCCCCGGTCGCGCTCCTCACGCTTGCGGACCGCCTCGATCTCGCCCTCCAGCTTCTTGATGTCGCGGTCCAGATCGTCGAGCACGATCTCCACCTTCACCGCGGCATCCTTGTGCTCGTTGCGCCGCGCCTCCAGCCGCGCCACCTCCTGCTGCTCCGGCAGCACCGTGCGCCGGTGCGCGATCCGCGTCAGTTCGGCGTCGACAGCCGCGAGCTGAAGCAGCTTGGCCTGGATCGATGGTTCGACATTCAACGGGGGCGAACTCCTGCACACTATGGACGGATGCGGCCACCGGCCACCCCGGCAACCAAGCCTCGAGCGTACCCCGCAGGCCGCCGCCTCCCCCGCGAACCCGGACCACGCGCCCTTCGCCACCCGTTTCCCACCCGAACAGCGGAACCGATCAGCCCCCGCCCGCGTCCTATAGTTACGCCGAGAGTTAGGCCGACAGTCCCGACGCCGCCAGGGGGAACCATGCGAATCGCCCATCGATCGCGCGTCGCGTCGTTTGCGGTGATCGCAGCCGCGGTCGCTGTCACCGCCTGTGGGACGACCGTCGATGGAACGCCGACGGAGTCGGCAGCAAAGCCCAGCGATGTGCAGTTCAATCCCTGCACGGACATCTCCGACGACGTCCTTCGCGGCACTGGTGTCGATCCCGCATCGAAGGACGTGGTAACTGACGCCGCAGGCCCCTCGGCATGGCGAATCTGCTCATGGGACGCGATCGACCTGCCCTATTACCTGGTCGTCGCATCGAGTATCAATACCGTCGCAGACGTCAGGAACAATGACAAAGAAACCGGATTCCGCGAGGTGGCCATCGGTCCCCGGACGGGTCTTGTGCACCAGGACAAGTCGGACACGAAAGGCACCGATTGCCGCGTGGCAATCCCCGCGGAGCAAGGAATGTTCGTTATCAGTGCTTCATGGAGGACGTCGAAGACCATCACTCGTGATCGGTGCGAACTGGCGATCGGCCACGCTAAAGACCTCGAGCCGCATCTGCCGGACTGATCGATCGGTAACGACGGCAGAGCTCGACTGGACAGGGGCAGTTCGTGGCGGACGACACACAAACGCAGCAGGTCACGTGGACGCAGTTGAAAGAGCAAGCAGTCTCCGGTGAACTGCGGATGGATCCCGATCTCGGGGCAGCACTGCACCAGCGCTGCGAAGCCTTACTGGGCGAACTCGATGCCCTCACCAGAAGCGCCAAACAACTCGCATATCTGTCCGGCTACGGCGGTCTTCCTTCAGCGCTCGACCTGAAGGTGAAGTTCGAGAAAAAGGCTGACGGCGGTGGTCAGCACGACGCCGACGACTCGGCGGTCAGACGGTTGGAGCAGCACATCGAAATCGTCAAATTGATGAGGGACACCTACGCCGCCGCGATCGGCAAACTCCAGCAGACCGATCAATCCGCGGCAGGCGAGATGAATGCGCACACCGAGGGGGTCGGCTGATGGTTGCGGGGCTGGACATCGTCAAGGCGGCGCTGGCCGGGCAGCCGGTTCTGGCCGGGGGCGTGGACGGGCACCAGAAGTCGGCGGAGAACAACGCACGGGACGAGATCAACGCGGGGGCGGACGGCTGGCATGGATAAATACGGCCACCGACCACCCCGACAACCAAGCCTCGAGCGTACCCCGGCACATGCCCCCGCCCCGTCAACCCGGACCACACGCCCCCACAATAGTGGAACCGATCGGCCCCCGACCACGTCCTAAAGTTACGCCGAGAGTTAGGCCGACAGTCCCGACGCCGCCAGGGGGAACCATGCGCACCGCCGTAGTCCTACGCGCCACCATCGCCGCCGTCGGGGTTGTGGGGGTGATGGGGTGTGGAGCGACCGTCGATGGAGCGGCGACGACCGCCGGTGACAGCTCCGGCAACGTCACATTCAATCCGTGTACGGATCTCCCGGACGACGTTCTCCGGAGCACCGGCGTCGACCCGTCGACGAAGCGAGTCACCACCGACGCGGCCGGCTCGTCGTCCTGGCGAATCTGCAACTGGGAAGCGATCGACCTGCCTTACTACCTCTCGGTCGCGTCGACCAGCCATACGCAGGAAGAGTCGCGCAACAATCCCAAATTGACCGGATTCCGTGACATCACGATCGGCCCGCGCCAGGCTCTGATTTACCAGGACAAGGTCGATTCCCGCGGCAACATCTGCTACGTGAGCCTTCCCGCGGCCCAGGGGATGTTCGAGGTGGCTGCCTCCTGGCGGGCGTCCCAGCCCATCACGGCAAACCGGTGCGAATTGGCTGTCGAACACGCCAAAGACCTCGAGCCGGTTCTTCCGAAATAACCGGGAGTGCTTCGGACTCACGCTGACGAAGTACCGGGAGGAATCGATGGCTGACGGCGCACGGGACGAGATCATCGCGGGGGCGGACGGCTGGCATGGATAGATACGGCCACCGACGACCCCGGCAACCAAGCCTCGAGCGTACCCCGGCGCATGCCCCCGCCCCGTCAACCCGGACCACATGTCCTCCCCCCAACAGTGGAACCGATCGCCCGCCGACCACGTCCTAAAGTTGCGCCGAGAGTTAGGCCGACAGTCCCGACGCCGCCAGGGGGAACCATGCGAATCGCCGTAGTCCTACGCGCCATCATCGCCGCCGTGGGGGTCGTCGGGGTCGTGGGGTGTGGAACGACCGTCGACGGAGCGGCGACGACACCGACAATTGCCGGTGAATCTGACGGGGCGGAGCTATTCAACCCCTGTTCGGAGGTGCCGGACGAGTGGCTACGGGAAACCGGCCTCGACCCGGCCACGAAGACCGTGACGACAGACCCGCAAGGGGAATCCATGTGGCGGATATGCGGCTGGTACGCAGTG contains:
- a CDS encoding alpha/beta hydrolase, which translates into the protein MERLEVSFVSGGQQCAAWLYPPAGVPKPRPLVVMGHGLGGTRDMGLDRYARRFAAAGMGVLVFDYRHFGASEGDPRQLLHIGKQREDWRAAIAFARTLRGIDKTRIALWGTSFGAGHVLTVAPEDDYIAAVVAQVPFTSGWASAWAKGPTSLTKVATIAATDLVIGSLRRKPVRIRLAGRKRAAALMSAPDVPEGYGRLAEESATYEPKVAARVAFSALFDAPGKHAKELKMPVFYAIADNDSVAPVEPALKAAERTKHAVVKRYPVGHFEVYFDDVFEQAVYDQTEFLVSVLRP
- a CDS encoding YihY/virulence factor BrkB family protein, which encodes MSSETAVRHGPALDWSGGPARLNWRSWWGVLRRTVTEFRADNVTDWAAALTYYSVLSVFPGIIVLTALLGALSPTATDELVTSIREIGPGSGTQLLVDAIGELRGASSLAGPMALFGVATALWTASGYIGAFMRAANAIYEVEEGRPLWKTVPVRVGLTAAMVVLIAVTAVGVVATGGVARRAGDWLGLGPTAVAVWEVAKWPVLAVLVSLAFALLYWVAPNARQPGFRWLSPGSVLAVLVWVLASAGFAFYVANFGSYNKVYGSLGGLAVFLVWVWISNVAVLLGAEFDAELARGRRIEQGLPPDQEPFLPPRDDWDDDPDAAPR
- a CDS encoding chymotrypsin family serine protease; translation: MAAAAAVVAGVGTAVTGAAQAAPGGAVLGGGSGLIFENNSACSLTAIGYDNANRLVGLTAGHCAPTGARLAAESALDAGVVGVVAYSDNGEGLDFAVLQFDPAKVTPVRTVGPTTINGLGATPTPGTTVCSNGRTSGSGCGVVWGNLDETVTLNQACSKPGDSGGPVTVGDRLVGMNQGRVTGISGIRFDLPCSSSANPIHSPAYFAPIEVILTAVDAIGGVGAGFRTA
- a CDS encoding bifunctional RNase H/acid phosphatase — translated: MSYPKVIVEADGGSRGNPGPAGYGAVVFDADHVAVLAERRESVGIATNNVAEYRGLIAGLEAAAELGARTVDVRMDSKLVVEQMSGRWKVKHAAMIPLADRARRLVAGFDAVTFTWIPRAQNAHADRLANEAMDDAAVVEEVRTARDAGHAPTDLGAHRGAARPGPAATGEGAAALPDSGTADTRVLPDTPADPAPGWTGATGRPTRLLLLRHGQTELSVQRRYSGRGNPPLTELGREQAARAAKMLAAKGGIAAVITSPLGRARQTAEAAAAALGVDVQTDDGLIETDFGEWEGLTFREAAERDPELHAAWLGDPSVPAPGGESFDQVRARVEAARRDLVALYPGRNLVVVSHVTPIKTLLQLALGVGPSLLYRLHLDLASLSIAEFYPDGGSSVRLVNDTSYLA
- a CDS encoding zinc ribbon domain-containing protein, which gives rise to MNVEPSIQAKLLQLAAVDAELTRIAHRRTVLPEQQEVARLEARRNEHKDAAVKVEIVLDDLDRDIKKLEGEIEAVRKREERDRGMLTSGSVGAKQLSEIQHELGSLERRRGVLEDELLEVMERREASASDHDHAGAQLTRTEQELADAQRQRDEALADLDVAQARCENDRGELVGLFPDELLAIYDRQRAQRGVGAALLQARRCGACRIELDRGEIARIAKTAADEVVRCPECGAILVRTKESGL
- a CDS encoding DUF3558 domain-containing protein; amino-acid sequence: MRIAHRSRVASFAVIAAAVAVTACGTTVDGTPTESAAKPSDVQFNPCTDISDDVLRGTGVDPASKDVVTDAAGPSAWRICSWDAIDLPYYLVVASSINTVADVRNNDKETGFREVAIGPRTGLVHQDKSDTKGTDCRVAIPAEQGMFVISASWRTSKTITRDRCELAIGHAKDLEPHLPD
- a CDS encoding DUF3558 domain-containing protein; the protein is MRTAVVLRATIAAVGVVGVMGCGATVDGAATTAGDSSGNVTFNPCTDLPDDVLRSTGVDPSTKRVTTDAAGSSSWRICNWEAIDLPYYLSVASTSHTQEESRNNPKLTGFRDITIGPRQALIYQDKVDSRGNICYVSLPAAQGMFEVAASWRASQPITANRCELAVEHAKDLEPVLPK